Proteins from a genomic interval of Amycolatopsis sp. cg13:
- a CDS encoding NAD-dependent epimerase/dehydratase family protein has translation MASNIVLVTGVAGDLGGKLLARLGAHPDLDRVIGVDTAPPAKDVQQRMGRAEFVRADIRNPLIAKVISSAEVDTVVHTSCTAHPAGPSRRAAVKEVNVIGTMRLLAACQRAPKVRKLVVKSSAAVYGAGARSQAVFTEDSELIPPSSSGYAKDAVEMEGYVRGLARRRPDLTITLLRFANIIGPEVDTVLARYFSLPVVPTVFGYDSRLQLLHGSDALSVLEMATVEDRPGVFNVASEGVLTLSQAIRRAGRVGLPMPRGVVPSVGKLLRGARLVDFSADQVRLLNFGRAVDITKLKKEFGYTPRWTTREAFDDYVAGRGLRPVLDGGALAGLAGKVLEAAATGQARR, from the coding sequence ATGGCCTCGAACATCGTGCTCGTCACCGGGGTCGCCGGCGACCTCGGCGGCAAGCTGCTCGCCCGGCTCGGAGCCCATCCGGATCTTGACCGGGTGATCGGCGTCGACACCGCGCCGCCCGCCAAGGACGTCCAGCAGCGGATGGGCCGCGCCGAGTTCGTGCGCGCCGACATCCGCAATCCGCTCATCGCGAAGGTGATCAGCAGCGCCGAGGTGGACACGGTGGTGCACACCTCGTGCACCGCGCATCCGGCCGGGCCGAGCCGTCGGGCGGCGGTCAAGGAAGTCAACGTCATTGGCACTATGCGGCTGCTCGCCGCGTGCCAGCGCGCGCCGAAGGTGCGCAAGCTCGTCGTGAAGTCGAGCGCCGCGGTGTACGGCGCGGGCGCGCGTTCGCAGGCGGTGTTCACCGAGGATTCGGAGCTGATCCCGCCGTCGTCCAGCGGTTACGCGAAGGACGCGGTGGAGATGGAGGGCTACGTGCGCGGCCTCGCCCGCCGCCGCCCGGACCTGACGATCACCCTCCTGCGGTTCGCGAACATCATCGGCCCCGAGGTCGACACCGTGCTGGCCCGGTACTTCTCGCTGCCGGTCGTGCCGACGGTCTTCGGCTACGACTCCCGGCTGCAGCTTCTGCACGGTTCAGACGCCCTGTCAGTGCTGGAAATGGCGACCGTGGAAGACCGGCCGGGCGTGTTCAACGTCGCCTCCGAGGGCGTGCTCACGCTGTCGCAGGCGATCCGCCGGGCGGGCCGGGTCGGGCTGCCGATGCCGCGCGGCGTGGTGCCGTCGGTCGGGAAGCTGCTGCGCGGGGCCCGGCTGGTCGATTTCTCCGCCGACCAGGTGCGGCTGCTGAACTTCGGCCGCGCGGTCGACATCACGAAGCTCAAGAAGGAATTCGGGTACACGCCCCGCTGGACCACCCGCGAGGCGTTCGACGACTACGTGGCCGGCCGCGGCCTGCGTCCGGTGCTCGACGGCGGCGCGCTGGCCGGGCTGGCCGGGAAAGTGCTCGAGGCAGCCGCCACCGGGCAGGCGCGCCGATGA
- a CDS encoding 30S ribosomal protein bS22, whose amino-acid sequence MGSVIKKRRKRMSKKKHRKLLRRTRVQRRKAGK is encoded by the coding sequence ATGGGTTCCGTGATCAAGAAGCGCCGCAAGCGCATGTCCAAGAAGAAGCACCGCAAGCTGCTGCGCCGCACGCGCGTGCAGCGGCGCAAGGCCGGCAAGTGA
- a CDS encoding helix-turn-helix domain-containing protein — translation MSPNKREDLPAVGQVQFLTVAEVATLMRVSKMTVYRLVHSGELPAVRVGKSFRVPEKAVHEYLQGAYFDVG, via the coding sequence ATGTCGCCGAACAAGAGGGAGGATTTGCCCGCGGTAGGGCAGGTCCAGTTTTTGACAGTCGCCGAAGTGGCCACGCTGATGCGGGTCTCGAAGATGACCGTGTACCGCCTGGTGCATTCGGGCGAACTTCCCGCGGTCAGAGTCGGGAAGTCCTTCCGGGTGCCGGAAAAAGCGGTGCACGAGTATCTGCAGGGTGCTTACTTCGACGTGGGCTGA
- the proC gene encoding pyrroline-5-carboxylate reductase, producing the protein MSVIAVLGAGKIGEALLSGLLNGGHEPGDLLFTERYEERARELEARYPGMKAATVADAARRADILVVAVKPQDIEPVLDELAPLLGTASLVVSLCAGLPTALYERRLASGVPVVRVMPNTPMLVGEAMSAISPGKHATPEHVATVKELLSHVGQVVEVPERQQDAVTALSGSGPAYFFYLVEAMIDAGILLGLPRALAGQLIIQSAVGAAKMLAEGQDHPVLLREAVTSPAGTTINAIRELEKHGVRAALLDAIEAARDRSEELGRAHEN; encoded by the coding sequence ATGAGTGTGATCGCGGTGCTGGGTGCGGGAAAGATCGGCGAAGCCCTGCTGTCGGGCCTGCTCAACGGCGGCCACGAGCCAGGCGACCTGCTCTTCACCGAGCGGTACGAGGAGCGGGCGCGCGAGCTTGAGGCGCGCTACCCGGGCATGAAGGCGGCGACTGTCGCGGACGCGGCCCGGCGGGCGGACATCCTCGTGGTCGCGGTGAAGCCGCAGGACATCGAGCCGGTGCTGGACGAGCTGGCCCCGCTGCTCGGAACGGCGTCGCTGGTCGTCTCGCTGTGCGCGGGACTGCCGACCGCGCTGTACGAACGCCGTCTCGCTTCGGGGGTGCCGGTGGTCCGCGTGATGCCGAACACCCCGATGCTGGTCGGCGAGGCGATGAGTGCGATCTCACCCGGCAAGCACGCGACGCCCGAGCACGTCGCGACGGTCAAGGAACTGCTCTCGCACGTCGGCCAGGTCGTCGAGGTGCCGGAGCGGCAGCAGGACGCGGTCACCGCTCTGTCCGGATCCGGTCCGGCGTACTTCTTTTACCTGGTCGAGGCCATGATCGACGCCGGCATCCTGCTCGGCCTGCCGCGTGCGCTCGCCGGGCAGCTGATCATCCAGTCGGCGGTCGGCGCGGCGAAGATGCTCGCCGAGGGCCAGGACCACCCGGTGCTGCTGCGCGAGGCGGTGACGTCCCCGGCCGGGACCACCATCAACGCGATCCGCGAACTGGAGAAGCACGGCGTGCGCGCGGCGCTGCTCGACGCGATCGAGGCCGCCCGCGACCGCTCGGAGGAGCTGGGCCGCGCCCACGAAAACTGA
- a CDS encoding thioesterase family protein: protein MSAADDTATAFDAATAVRSLGDGTFTATLRSEWAIAVHPHGGFLVALLAKTAAAALRERGDATVDPLAVSTEFLHAPALGPVLLRTDVRKVGRRVSVVAVSLEQRGRACVEARVTVGRLPMRRSEWTDLPQMPAEPPSSALQLGKDTPEGPFHLSAACDVRLDPATAGFVSGRAGDPPRLRMWARPRVGQPDVYFALLAGDLNPPVVANLGRHGWAPTVQMTSLVRTRPAPGWLRILVEARSVHEPWFDSDATVVDAQGRLVAQVRQLALAPAPGG from the coding sequence GTTGCGTTCGGAATGGGCGATCGCGGTCCATCCGCACGGCGGGTTTTTGGTGGCATTGCTGGCAAAAACCGCCGCCGCCGCGTTGCGTGAGCGCGGGGACGCGACTGTCGATCCGCTCGCGGTGAGCACCGAGTTCCTGCACGCGCCCGCGCTCGGTCCGGTATTGCTGCGGACCGATGTGCGCAAGGTCGGCCGCCGCGTTTCGGTCGTCGCGGTCTCGCTCGAACAGCGCGGCCGAGCTTGTGTCGAGGCGCGGGTCACGGTCGGACGGTTGCCGATGCGCCGTTCCGAATGGACTGACCTGCCGCAGATGCCCGCCGAACCGCCGTCCAGCGCGCTGCAACTCGGCAAGGACACTCCGGAAGGCCCGTTCCACCTGTCTGCCGCCTGCGACGTGCGACTCGATCCGGCGACCGCGGGGTTCGTGTCCGGACGCGCCGGAGACCCGCCGCGGCTGCGGATGTGGGCCCGTCCGCGCGTCGGCCAGCCCGACGTGTACTTCGCGCTCCTGGCGGGCGATCTCAACCCGCCGGTGGTGGCGAACCTCGGCAGGCACGGCTGGGCCCCGACCGTCCAGATGACCTCGCTGGTGCGGACTCGCCCGGCTCCCGGCTGGCTGCGGATCCTCGTCGAAGCGCGCTCGGTGCACGAGCCGTGGTTCGACTCGGACGCCACCGTCGTGGACGCACAAGGCCGTCTCGTCGCGCAGGTGCGGCAGCTGGCGCTCGCCCCGGCACCGGGCGGCTGA